In one Corallococcus sp. EGB genomic region, the following are encoded:
- a CDS encoding SDR family oxidoreductase, with protein MSDTATTRQGPGTYFITGYPGFIGKRLVEHIAREDPRGHIYALVQPKAFKEAQALAAKVKGARVELLTGDAVDMHLGLSGEEYQRLCERVTDIFHLAAVSQLGVPKETAWRVNVDGTRNMLELARDCENLSRFNHFSTCYVSGDRVGVIAEDELDRGQSFRNAYEETKFQAERLVQRASATLPVTIFRPSSVVGDSRTGEIDRFEGPYYLGILLVTSPLVVPLPLPGNGVAPLNVVPVDFVVEAVWRLSRDARAKGRTFHLVDPNPMSARRVYELIAEKAHKRLPRFNLSARAADVMLRLPVLEKLARPQRAAISYVNHLAIYNCHNTLELLDGTGVRCPPLSSYLDQLVAYVREQYKQRKEGAEVEDPLDHGPLHSRDEDTAAPRSRR; from the coding sequence ATGAGCGACACGGCGACGACGCGGCAGGGCCCTGGCACCTATTTCATCACCGGCTATCCGGGCTTCATCGGCAAGCGGCTGGTGGAGCACATCGCGCGGGAGGACCCGCGGGGGCACATCTACGCGCTCGTGCAGCCCAAGGCGTTCAAGGAGGCGCAGGCACTCGCGGCGAAGGTGAAGGGCGCGCGCGTGGAGTTGCTCACCGGCGACGCGGTGGACATGCACCTGGGCCTCTCCGGCGAGGAGTACCAGCGCCTGTGCGAGCGGGTGACGGACATCTTCCACCTGGCCGCGGTGTCGCAGCTGGGCGTGCCCAAGGAGACCGCGTGGCGGGTGAACGTGGACGGCACGCGCAACATGCTGGAGCTGGCGCGCGACTGCGAGAACCTCTCCCGCTTCAACCACTTCTCCACCTGCTACGTATCCGGCGACCGAGTGGGCGTCATCGCAGAGGACGAGCTGGACCGGGGCCAGTCCTTCCGCAACGCCTACGAAGAGACGAAGTTCCAGGCGGAGCGGCTGGTGCAGCGCGCCAGCGCCACCCTGCCCGTCACCATCTTCCGTCCGTCCAGCGTGGTGGGTGACTCGCGCACGGGCGAGATCGATCGCTTCGAGGGCCCCTACTACCTGGGCATCCTGCTCGTCACGTCTCCGCTGGTGGTGCCGCTGCCGCTGCCGGGCAACGGCGTCGCGCCGCTCAACGTCGTCCCGGTGGACTTCGTGGTGGAGGCGGTGTGGCGGCTGTCGCGCGACGCACGCGCGAAGGGGCGCACCTTCCATCTGGTGGACCCCAACCCCATGAGCGCGCGGCGTGTGTACGAGCTCATCGCGGAGAAGGCCCACAAGCGGCTGCCGCGCTTCAACCTCTCCGCGCGCGCCGCGGACGTGATGCTGCGGCTGCCCGTGCTGGAGAAGCTGGCCCGGCCTCAGCGGGCCGCCATCAGCTACGTGAACCACCTGGCCATCTATAATTGTCACAACACGCTGGAGCTGCTCGACGGCACCGGCGTGCGCTGCCCGCCGCTGTCGTCGTATCTGGACCAGCTCGTCGCCTACGTGCGCGAGCAGTACAAGCAGCGCAAGGAGGGCGCGGAGGTGGAGGATCCGCTCGACCACGGTCCGCTGCACTCGCGCGACGAGGACACCGCCGCGCCCCGCTCGCGTCGCTGA